In one Actinomyces trachealis genomic region, the following are encoded:
- a CDS encoding glucose-1-phosphate adenylyltransferase: MASPRVLAIILAGGEGKRLMPLTVDRAKPAVPFGGIYRLIDFSLSNMINSGFLKVVVLTQYKSHSLDRHISKTWRMSDMLGNYIAPVPAQQRVGKHWFLGSADAIFQSLNLLDDERPDYVVITGADNIYRMDFSQMLDHHIASNLPLTVAGIRQPRSLANQFGVIETDPAAPGRIKAFVEKPKETPGLPDSPDEVLASMGNYIMNADALLEAVTVDAEDETSKHDMGGNIVPWFVARGEAGVYDFKDNQIPGASDRDRDYWRDVGTVDAFYEAHQDLISVNPVFNLYNHQWPLFAGYANAMPPAKFVYGYHERLGHAIDSIVSPGVIVSGGEVISSVLSPQVRVNSWSSVRESVLMDGVMVGRNTVVNRAILDKYVRVEEGAMVGIDHEHDRARGFTVTESGITVVAKGQVVTR, translated from the coding sequence ATGGCTTCTCCACGTGTACTCGCAATCATCCTCGCGGGCGGTGAGGGCAAGCGGCTCATGCCACTAACGGTTGACCGTGCCAAGCCCGCAGTGCCCTTTGGGGGCATCTACCGGCTGATCGACTTCTCCCTATCAAATATGATCAACTCAGGCTTCCTCAAGGTTGTCGTCTTGACGCAGTACAAGTCGCACTCCCTTGACCGCCACATCTCCAAGACCTGGCGCATGTCGGACATGCTGGGCAACTACATAGCCCCGGTACCTGCCCAGCAGCGCGTAGGCAAGCACTGGTTCCTGGGTAGCGCGGACGCAATCTTCCAGTCCCTGAACCTGCTTGACGACGAGCGACCGGACTACGTGGTGATCACTGGTGCGGACAACATCTACCGCATGGACTTCTCACAGATGCTGGACCACCACATCGCCTCCAACCTGCCGCTGACGGTGGCGGGCATCCGCCAGCCGCGGTCTCTGGCCAACCAGTTTGGTGTCATTGAGACGGACCCCGCCGCCCCGGGTCGTATCAAGGCTTTCGTGGAAAAACCCAAGGAGACCCCCGGTCTGCCTGACTCCCCTGACGAGGTGCTGGCCTCCATGGGCAACTACATCATGAATGCTGATGCTCTCCTGGAAGCCGTCACCGTGGATGCCGAGGACGAGACCTCCAAGCACGACATGGGGGGCAACATCGTGCCGTGGTTCGTGGCCCGCGGTGAGGCTGGCGTTTACGACTTCAAGGACAATCAGATCCCCGGCGCCTCCGACCGTGACCGCGACTACTGGCGTGATGTGGGTACCGTGGATGCTTTCTACGAGGCTCACCAGGACCTCATTAGTGTCAACCCTGTCTTCAACCTGTACAACCACCAGTGGCCGCTGTTCGCGGGGTACGCCAACGCCATGCCTCCCGCCAAGTTCGTCTATGGGTACCACGAGCGTCTGGGACACGCGATTGACTCGATCGTCTCCCCCGGCGTGATCGTCTCCGGTGGTGAGGTGATCTCCTCGGTGCTGTCCCCACAGGTGCGCGTCAACTCGTGGTCCTCGGTGCGCGAGTCCGTGCTGATGGACGGCGTGATGGTGGGCCGCAACACCGTGGTTAACCGGGCGATTCTGGACAAGTACGTGCGCGTGGAAGAGGGCGCGATGGTCGGCATTGACCACGAACACGACCGGGCGCGGGGCTTCACCGTCACTGAGTCCGGCATCACCGTGGTAGCGAAGGGCCAGGTGGTCACTCGCTGA
- a CDS encoding SDR family oxidoreductase: protein MRPQDSIDQPSTAVGTSSPRCYLVTGVLRPSSIATAVTRHALADGARVILTAPATTTALTEAQARRLGLTDPVMQWDAADPTSGAVLANHLAELGVTRLDGVLHAVAHTDMRLLGTLLPASLDDGLVERASNLERAFTISVASLASLAAGLRHLLKPGSSLLTLTFDSRHVHPGYGWMGPLKASLEATVRGLAVELGPAGVQVNALSLGPLRTPAAQAIPGFDQLAEAWSEHAALSWDPAQPEAAARTALALLAGALPATTGQVLCCDGGGGLTTR from the coding sequence ATGAGACCACAGGACAGCATCGACCAGCCCAGCACCGCCGTCGGCACCAGCAGCCCACGTTGCTACCTGGTTACCGGCGTCCTGCGCCCCAGCTCAATCGCCACCGCAGTCACGCGCCACGCACTAGCCGACGGTGCCCGCGTCATCCTCACAGCGCCCGCCACCACCACCGCCCTGACCGAGGCGCAGGCCAGGCGCCTCGGCCTCACCGATCCCGTCATGCAGTGGGACGCCGCAGATCCCACCAGCGGAGCAGTCCTGGCCAATCACCTGGCAGAACTGGGCGTCACCCGCCTAGATGGGGTGCTGCATGCCGTCGCCCACACCGACATGAGACTCCTGGGCACCCTCCTACCCGCAAGCCTGGATGACGGCCTAGTCGAGCGGGCCAGCAACCTGGAACGGGCCTTCACCATTTCAGTCGCGAGCCTGGCCTCACTGGCCGCTGGACTGCGGCACCTGCTCAAACCAGGTAGCAGCCTACTTACCCTGACCTTCGACAGCAGGCACGTGCACCCTGGCTACGGATGGATGGGGCCGCTGAAGGCCTCACTGGAAGCCACCGTCAGGGGTCTGGCAGTGGAACTCGGTCCGGCTGGAGTGCAAGTGAACGCTTTGAGCCTTGGCCCCCTGCGCACGCCAGCAGCCCAAGCGATCCCGGGTTTTGACCAGCTGGCGGAGGCTTGGAGCGAGCATGCGGCCCTTTCCTGGGATCCGGCGCAGCCGGAGGCAGCTGCGCGCACAGCCTTGGCGTTACTGGCGGGAGCGCTGCCTGCCACCACTGGCCAGGTGCTTTGCTGTGACGGTGGCGGGGGGCTCACAACTAGGTGA
- the glgA gene encoding glycogen synthase encodes MRIDLLTKEYPPFIYGGAGVHVDELAKVLRPLANVRVHAFGGPRQDAEPGVTGYPEVAELEGANAALRTFGVDLEIAAGCEGADIIHSHTWYANLAGHLASLLHGAPHVLSAHSLEPLRPWKAEQLGGGYALSSWAERTAYEAAAGIIAVSNGMRADILRCYPKVDPERVKVVHNGIDLSSWVRPEGEEAQAAAAATLARLGIDTDRPTVVFVGRVTRQKGLPHLLRALEQLPAEVQVILCAGAPDTPEIKAEVEGLVAGLREKRTGVVWIEEMLPRPELIAVLAASDVFVCPSVYEPLGIVNLEAMAVGLPVVGSATGGIPDVIVDGETGLLVPIDQVQDGTGTPKDPARFESDLAERLTALVMDRERAAAMGAASRKRVEEAFSWEAIAQRTMAVYEWVLSQG; translated from the coding sequence ATGAGGATCGACCTGCTCACCAAGGAGTACCCGCCATTCATCTACGGTGGGGCCGGGGTACATGTCGATGAGTTGGCCAAGGTGTTGCGGCCGCTGGCAAATGTACGGGTCCACGCCTTCGGAGGCCCTCGCCAAGACGCAGAGCCCGGAGTGACTGGCTACCCGGAGGTAGCTGAACTCGAAGGCGCAAACGCCGCCCTACGCACCTTCGGTGTAGATCTAGAGATCGCCGCAGGCTGCGAGGGCGCCGACATCATCCACTCGCACACCTGGTACGCCAACCTTGCCGGACACCTGGCCTCCCTGCTGCACGGAGCGCCCCACGTGCTCTCCGCGCACTCGCTGGAGCCGCTGCGCCCCTGGAAGGCCGAGCAGCTTGGCGGCGGTTACGCCCTGTCCTCCTGGGCTGAGCGCACCGCCTATGAGGCTGCCGCCGGGATCATCGCCGTGTCCAACGGCATGCGCGCCGACATCTTGCGCTGCTACCCGAAGGTTGACCCCGAGCGCGTCAAGGTGGTCCACAACGGCATCGACCTGTCCTCTTGGGTGCGTCCCGAGGGTGAGGAGGCGCAGGCTGCTGCGGCCGCCACGCTGGCGCGTCTGGGTATTGACACCGACCGCCCCACCGTTGTCTTCGTGGGCCGGGTCACCCGCCAGAAAGGCTTGCCACACTTGCTGCGCGCCCTGGAGCAGCTGCCTGCTGAGGTGCAGGTCATTCTCTGTGCTGGTGCCCCAGACACCCCGGAGATCAAGGCCGAGGTGGAAGGCCTGGTGGCTGGCTTGCGTGAGAAGCGCACCGGAGTGGTCTGGATCGAGGAGATGCTGCCGCGCCCCGAGCTGATTGCTGTGCTGGCTGCCTCAGACGTCTTCGTATGCCCCTCCGTTTACGAGCCCCTGGGCATCGTGAACCTGGAGGCCATGGCGGTGGGTCTGCCTGTCGTCGGCTCGGCCACCGGCGGCATCCCGGATGTGATTGTCGACGGCGAGACCGGTCTGCTGGTACCGATCGACCAGGTGCAGGATGGCACTGGCACCCCCAAGGACCCGGCCCGCTTTGAGTCGGACCTGGCTGAGCGCCTGACCGCCCTGGTCATGGACCGGGAGCGGGCCGCCGCGATGGGGGCTGCCTCCCGCAAGCGTGTGGAGGAGGCCTTCTCCTGGGAGGCGATCGCCCAGCGCACCATGGCCGTCTACGAGTGGGTCCTGAGCCAGGGCTGA
- a CDS encoding SixA phosphatase family protein has protein sequence MSQRTLVLVRHSKASHDAPSDIERPLTKRGKDMAEALAKELAHRVGQVDLMLVSPAARARQTAHPIVNRLSPGEVRVEALIYETGPFGILTLINTVPETAGSIVVVGHEPTISSLARVLHDSDDAQAAEISFGVPTATAVVINVEGDWAGLTARSAHIREVFTTRR, from the coding sequence GTGAGCCAACGAACCCTCGTCCTTGTGCGCCATTCCAAGGCATCCCACGATGCCCCAAGTGATATCGAGCGACCCCTGACGAAACGGGGCAAGGACATGGCTGAGGCTCTGGCCAAGGAGCTAGCTCACAGAGTGGGACAGGTGGACCTGATGCTGGTCTCACCCGCAGCCCGCGCCCGCCAAACCGCCCACCCGATCGTTAACCGTCTGAGCCCCGGCGAGGTGCGGGTAGAGGCCTTGATCTACGAGACCGGCCCTTTCGGGATCCTCACCCTCATCAACACGGTTCCTGAGACGGCTGGGTCCATCGTGGTGGTCGGTCACGAGCCCACAATCTCCTCCCTGGCTCGCGTCCTGCACGACTCCGACGACGCCCAGGCAGCAGAAATCTCCTTTGGAGTGCCCACTGCCACCGCCGTGGTCATAAATGTTGAAGGCGACTGGGCGGGGCTGACTGCCCGCTCAGCCCACATCCGTGAGGTATTCACTACCCGCCGCTGA
- the dusB gene encoding tRNA dihydrouridine synthase DusB → MAGVTNASFRRLCREYGEAALPASLRPRHPGPLNSPAELRAPAGIYVTEMVTTRALVEGNEKTLAMVRTDPSERVRSIQLYGVDPSIAAKAVRILIEQDLADHIDLNFGCPAPKVTRKGGGAALPWKRDLMAAILRETVRAAETACAIVKRPLPVPVTVKTRMGVDEDHETYLDVARAAENAGVAAIALHGRTARQHYAGAADWEAIARLKESTRLPVLGNGDIWTGDDAARMMAQTGADGVVIGRGCQGRPWLFADIISAFHGSAQRTHPDLDQVIAVIEEHGRLLAAEMGEKRGVRDLRKHVGWYLKGYPVGGRSRDELMHVDSLEELHGALATMRARLPDQVPYPGERVEGPRGRAGSPKRPHLPDGWLDSPVLSAEQRALLLDAESDVSGG, encoded by the coding sequence ATGGCGGGAGTTACTAACGCCTCATTCCGGCGCCTCTGCCGCGAGTACGGCGAGGCGGCGCTGCCAGCAAGCCTGCGTCCACGCCATCCGGGCCCGCTCAACTCTCCAGCGGAACTACGCGCCCCAGCAGGAATCTACGTCACTGAGATGGTCACCACCCGCGCCCTGGTGGAAGGCAATGAGAAGACTCTCGCGATGGTACGCACTGACCCATCAGAGCGAGTACGTTCCATTCAGCTTTACGGGGTAGATCCGAGCATCGCCGCCAAGGCGGTTCGTATTCTGATCGAGCAGGACCTGGCGGACCACATTGACCTCAATTTTGGCTGCCCGGCCCCCAAGGTGACCCGCAAAGGGGGAGGTGCCGCGCTGCCTTGGAAGCGGGATCTTATGGCAGCGATTCTGCGGGAGACTGTGCGGGCCGCGGAAACTGCTTGCGCTATCGTCAAACGTCCCCTCCCCGTGCCCGTCACGGTCAAAACCCGTATGGGAGTCGATGAGGACCACGAGACCTATCTGGACGTCGCCCGCGCGGCGGAGAATGCTGGGGTTGCCGCTATCGCTCTGCATGGGCGCACGGCGCGCCAGCACTATGCGGGAGCTGCTGACTGGGAAGCTATCGCCCGGCTCAAGGAATCAACGCGACTGCCGGTGCTAGGTAACGGTGATATATGGACCGGTGACGATGCTGCCCGCATGATGGCGCAGACCGGTGCCGACGGCGTCGTGATTGGTCGCGGCTGTCAAGGACGTCCCTGGCTGTTCGCAGACATCATTTCCGCCTTCCACGGATCAGCGCAGCGCACCCACCCAGACCTAGACCAGGTGATCGCCGTGATTGAGGAGCACGGGCGCCTTCTGGCCGCCGAGATGGGTGAGAAGCGGGGAGTGCGGGACTTGCGCAAACATGTGGGCTGGTATCTCAAGGGCTACCCCGTTGGCGGCCGTTCCCGCGACGAGCTGATGCACGTGGACAGCTTGGAGGAACTCCACGGGGCCCTGGCCACGATGCGCGCGAGGTTACCCGACCAGGTGCCCTACCCCGGTGAACGGGTGGAGGGACCACGCGGGCGAGCTGGCAGCCCCAAACGGCCGCACCTGCCAGACGGCTGGCTGGACTCCCCCGTGCTCAGCGCGGAGCAGCGGGCGCTGCTGCTTGACGCCGAATCCGACGTCTCCGGGGGCTAA
- a CDS encoding ABC transporter ATP-binding protein, whose protein sequence is MTNVLRLDEVCLHRGPIQILDHVSWEVVEGQHWVMLGPNGAGKTTISRLAAARLFPSSGTVDVLGERMGRVDLGELRPRIGMSSSALAAQVSGGAKVIDLVLSASYGTIGVWRQEFEPLDINRAEALLGALGIAHLINRRWDQLSSGERKRVEIARALMPDPELLVLDEPASGLDVAGREELLAAVTEILGGKGAPTMVLVTHHLEEIPTGFTHALALREGKVVGAGPVEETITSATMSETFGVPLEVSYDRGRFSARLA, encoded by the coding sequence ATGACCAACGTGCTCCGCCTTGACGAAGTATGCCTCCACCGGGGCCCGATACAGATCCTCGACCACGTCAGCTGGGAAGTTGTCGAAGGGCAGCACTGGGTCATGCTCGGCCCCAACGGTGCAGGTAAGACCACCATCTCGCGGCTCGCCGCCGCCCGGCTCTTCCCCTCCTCCGGCACCGTGGATGTCCTGGGGGAACGCATGGGACGGGTGGACCTGGGGGAGCTGCGCCCACGCATCGGCATGTCCTCCTCCGCCCTGGCGGCCCAGGTCAGCGGCGGGGCCAAAGTCATTGACCTAGTGCTCTCTGCCTCCTACGGCACGATCGGTGTGTGGCGGCAAGAATTCGAGCCATTGGACATCAACCGGGCCGAGGCGCTGCTGGGTGCCTTAGGCATCGCGCACCTCATTAACCGGCGCTGGGATCAGCTCTCCTCCGGTGAGCGCAAGCGCGTTGAAATCGCCCGCGCCCTGATGCCAGATCCGGAACTTCTTGTCCTCGACGAGCCAGCCTCCGGGCTGGACGTCGCTGGTCGTGAGGAGTTGCTGGCTGCAGTCACAGAGATTCTGGGAGGCAAGGGAGCCCCCACCATGGTGCTGGTAACCCACCACCTGGAAGAGATCCCCACTGGCTTCACGCACGCCCTGGCGCTACGCGAGGGCAAGGTTGTGGGTGCCGGGCCGGTGGAGGAGACGATCACCTCAGCCACCATGTCCGAGACCTTTGGAGTGCCGCTGGAGGTCAGCTATGACCGCGGACGCTTCTCCGCGCGCCTGGCCTGA
- a CDS encoding SPFH domain-containing protein, translating to MIFVVVLLLLLLFVVISLMRAVRIVPQSYAIIVERLGKFQAEYGAGMHILMPFVDRVRATVDLREQVVSFPPQPVITSDNLVVSIDSVIYYQVTEPRRATYEISNYLQAIEQLTITTLRNVIGSMELEETLTSRDQINGQLRGVLDQATGRWGIRVSNVELKSIDPPASIQGAMEQQMRAERDKRAAVLTAEGVKQSQILTAEGDKQSAILRAEGQAQSAILKAQGESKAILSVFDAIHRGNADPKLLAYQYLQTLPKIANGSSSKMWIVPTEFTAALDGIAGALGGTGAKAPGGSAAFNGEAENVRVDLSGMDASSLAMPADLAETSLPNPTEALAEARHEADAASNEAEAGNSGYHSANTQALPPSVPPQN from the coding sequence ATGATCTTCGTGGTCGTCCTCCTACTCCTCCTTCTGTTCGTGGTTATCTCCTTGATGCGGGCAGTGAGGATCGTGCCGCAGAGCTACGCGATCATCGTGGAGCGCCTGGGGAAGTTCCAGGCCGAGTACGGCGCGGGAATGCACATCCTCATGCCCTTTGTTGATCGGGTGCGCGCCACCGTGGACCTGCGCGAGCAGGTCGTGTCCTTCCCGCCGCAGCCGGTGATCACCTCCGACAACCTGGTGGTTTCTATCGACTCGGTCATCTACTACCAGGTCACTGAGCCAAGGCGCGCCACCTACGAAATCTCCAATTACCTGCAGGCAATCGAGCAGCTCACCATCACCACGCTGCGTAACGTCATCGGCTCCATGGAATTGGAGGAGACCCTCACCAGCCGCGACCAGATCAACGGCCAACTCCGCGGTGTGCTGGACCAGGCCACCGGCCGCTGGGGTATCCGCGTGAGCAATGTTGAACTCAAGTCCATTGACCCGCCCGCCTCCATTCAGGGTGCAATGGAGCAGCAGATGCGCGCCGAGCGTGACAAGCGTGCTGCGGTTCTCACCGCTGAAGGTGTAAAGCAGTCTCAGATCCTCACCGCAGAGGGTGACAAGCAGTCCGCGATCCTGCGTGCTGAGGGCCAGGCCCAGTCCGCCATCCTCAAGGCGCAGGGTGAGTCGAAGGCCATTTTGTCCGTCTTTGATGCGATCCACCGCGGCAACGCTGACCCCAAGCTGCTGGCCTACCAGTACCTGCAGACCCTGCCCAAGATCGCCAATGGCTCCTCTTCTAAAATGTGGATTGTGCCCACGGAGTTCACCGCGGCGCTTGATGGCATCGCCGGGGCTCTGGGCGGCACCGGTGCCAAGGCCCCCGGCGGCTCCGCAGCCTTTAACGGTGAGGCTGAGAACGTGCGCGTCGACCTGTCCGGCATGGACGCCTCCAGCCTGGCCATGCCTGCGGACCTGGCGGAAACCAGCCTGCCCAACCCCACTGAGGCCCTGGCTGAAGCCCGTCATGAGGCTGACGCCGCCTCTAATGAGGCTGAGGCTGGGAATAGCGGCTACCACTCGGCCAACACCCAGGCCCTGCCGCCCTCGGTGCCGCCGCAGAACTGA
- the serB gene encoding phosphoserine phosphatase SerB — MHEEQPSPRTTGGVTKGALVSEGPGLLVMDVDSTLIEQEVIELIAERAGTREQVAKVTARAMRGELDFASSLRERVATLRGVDESVFQEVLDEVVPTRGAQALIDALHARACAVGVVSGGFEEVVVPLAQRMRIDHVAANCLEVVDGKLTGRVLGRIVDREEKVRCLRAWAAERQVPMERTVAVGDGANDLGMIAAAGLGVAFCAKPVVREQAPASVNVRDLCAVLELF; from the coding sequence ATGCACGAGGAGCAGCCCAGCCCGCGCACCACTGGAGGCGTCACTAAGGGGGCCCTGGTCTCAGAGGGCCCGGGGCTGTTGGTGATGGACGTGGACTCCACACTCATTGAGCAAGAGGTCATTGAGTTAATTGCTGAGCGCGCTGGCACCCGCGAGCAGGTGGCTAAGGTAACCGCCCGCGCGATGCGCGGCGAGCTGGACTTCGCCTCCTCCCTGCGTGAGCGTGTAGCCACGTTGCGGGGTGTGGACGAGAGCGTCTTCCAGGAGGTTCTGGATGAGGTGGTCCCTACTCGGGGCGCCCAGGCACTAATCGACGCGCTGCACGCGCGCGCCTGCGCCGTCGGGGTGGTCTCTGGCGGCTTTGAGGAGGTCGTGGTGCCGCTGGCCCAGCGCATGCGCATTGACCATGTGGCCGCTAACTGTCTGGAGGTTGTGGACGGGAAACTGACTGGCCGGGTGCTGGGCCGGATCGTGGACCGTGAGGAGAAGGTGCGCTGCTTACGCGCCTGGGCTGCTGAGCGGCAGGTTCCGATGGAGCGGACGGTGGCCGTGGGCGACGGCGCGAACGACTTGGGCATGATCGCTGCGGCGGGTCTAGGGGTGGCCTTCTGCGCCAAGCCGGTGGTGCGGGAGCAGGCACCTGCAAGCGTGAATGTGCGTGATTTGTGCGCTGTGCTGGAGCTGTTCTAA
- the fabG gene encoding 3-oxoacyl-ACP reductase FabG — translation MPSWSLPDAVPARASVPDSGRSPELSDEPTVEMPALVWAPLEPERPQDTDAPDDSTLDQVVAVEGLDEVVAEEEPANEMAGEDLSSASPSDPEAVADATPNLPPAPPPSAAEVEASEVAAGRRAPTGIFGEEDMDESVVEAQSERGDTIPVLVVVPPEVLAYQAEAEQQMGEASSWATGGWHVALSPAASPEVSGYPEEWAFQTGAVTADEPEAEPERVAVAAESAEGTEIVSVRGVEETRQPEAEADPQNDPGDTVTEALVENDEDRTPEAEHLVRTDDGDAPGADLPTGVISEDPEAEPEALEKTHLEESDSQPVKTAPETVDTPMQAPEADAESESVSDTDASTEPEATVTAAPVVTPSTSAAQARPQFTKPTDRPRSVLVTGASRGIGRAVAQAMLDAGERVVGLSRSGEAPEGALGLAADVTDEASINDAVAKAEVENGPIEVLVACAGIARDSLAARTSDAIWESMLETDLTGVFRTVRAVLPQMMRARSGRIILISSVVASRGGVGQVAYGAAKAGVEGMVRSLARELAPRGITVNAVAPGFVATDMTNSLPSVVCEALVAATPIGRMATTQEVAAPVAFLASPQASYITGAVLPVDGGLGMGR, via the coding sequence ATGCCTTCTTGGTCCCTGCCTGACGCTGTCCCTGCCCGCGCCTCGGTGCCTGACTCGGGGCGCAGCCCTGAGCTGTCCGACGAGCCGACTGTTGAGATGCCTGCCCTGGTGTGGGCGCCGCTAGAGCCGGAGCGGCCGCAGGACACGGACGCGCCTGATGACAGCACTCTAGACCAGGTGGTCGCAGTCGAGGGACTGGATGAGGTCGTCGCTGAGGAAGAGCCTGCTAACGAGATGGCGGGTGAGGACCTGAGCTCGGCCTCACCTAGTGACCCTGAGGCGGTAGCGGACGCAACGCCTAACCTTCCGCCAGCACCGCCGCCAAGCGCCGCTGAGGTAGAGGCGAGTGAGGTTGCTGCTGGTAGGCGTGCCCCCACTGGGATCTTTGGTGAGGAAGACATGGACGAGTCCGTGGTGGAGGCCCAGTCTGAACGCGGCGACACGATCCCGGTGCTTGTCGTGGTGCCGCCTGAGGTGCTGGCGTACCAGGCTGAGGCTGAGCAGCAGATGGGTGAGGCTTCGTCCTGGGCTACTGGTGGTTGGCATGTGGCGTTATCGCCTGCCGCTAGCCCGGAGGTCTCCGGATACCCGGAGGAATGGGCGTTCCAGACGGGTGCAGTGACGGCGGATGAGCCGGAGGCTGAGCCCGAACGGGTCGCTGTGGCTGCCGAATCCGCTGAAGGTACTGAAATAGTGTCTGTGAGGGGCGTTGAGGAGACCAGGCAGCCTGAGGCCGAAGCGGATCCCCAAAATGATCCTGGGGACACTGTCACTGAGGCGCTAGTCGAGAACGACGAGGACCGCACCCCAGAAGCCGAGCACCTGGTTCGCACCGACGACGGAGATGCGCCGGGGGCGGATCTGCCTACTGGCGTCATCTCGGAGGATCCGGAAGCCGAGCCCGAGGCGCTGGAAAAGACTCATCTGGAGGAGTCAGATTCGCAGCCGGTCAAGACTGCACCGGAGACGGTAGACACTCCAATGCAGGCACCTGAGGCGGATGCAGAATCAGAATCCGTCTCAGACACCGACGCTTCAACGGAGCCCGAGGCAACAGTCACCGCGGCACCTGTGGTGACGCCGAGCACATCAGCGGCGCAGGCCAGGCCCCAGTTCACCAAACCCACGGACCGACCTCGGTCCGTGCTGGTCACGGGTGCCTCACGAGGAATTGGTCGGGCAGTCGCCCAGGCGATGCTGGATGCTGGTGAGCGCGTTGTCGGGCTCTCGCGCAGCGGAGAGGCACCAGAGGGTGCGCTAGGCCTGGCCGCCGATGTCACCGACGAAGCCTCAATCAACGACGCCGTCGCCAAGGCAGAGGTAGAGAACGGCCCCATCGAGGTGCTGGTGGCGTGCGCAGGCATCGCCCGCGACTCCTTGGCCGCACGCACCTCGGACGCCATCTGGGAGTCCATGCTTGAGACCGACCTGACGGGCGTCTTCCGCACCGTCCGCGCCGTGTTGCCGCAGATGATGCGTGCCCGCTCCGGTCGCATCATCCTGATCTCCTCCGTGGTCGCCTCCCGCGGTGGAGTTGGGCAGGTCGCTTACGGCGCCGCAAAAGCTGGTGTTGAGGGCATGGTGCGTTCCCTGGCCCGTGAGCTGGCGCCACGCGGAATCACTGTGAATGCGGTGGCGCCTGGCTTCGTGGCAACTGACATGACGAACTCGCTGCCCTCAGTGGTGTGTGAGGCGCTCGTGGCCGCCACACCCATCGGCCGCATGGCGACGACGCAGGAGGTTGCTGCTCCGGTCGCCTTTCTGGCCTCGCCACAGGCCTCCTACATCACCGGCGCCGTGCTGCCGGTGGACGGGGGGCTAGGCATGGGACGCTAA
- a CDS encoding NfeD family protein translates to MAWLLWLGVALLLAVVETLTVDLTFLMLAGGALGGLLTALLGGPIWLQVLVFSVVAALLLIAVRPWARRRVRATTPDMKTNAEALVGRPATALTAIDTRGGRVQLGGEEWSARLAPSTTGGSHSFPPGTEMRVAAIDGAIAVVVPKPAQPTQGY, encoded by the coding sequence ATGGCTTGGCTCTTGTGGCTCGGTGTTGCGCTGCTCCTTGCGGTGGTTGAGACCCTAACCGTCGACCTAACGTTCCTGATGCTCGCTGGTGGAGCGCTCGGTGGCTTACTTACCGCCTTGCTGGGCGGCCCGATCTGGTTGCAGGTGCTCGTCTTCTCCGTCGTCGCCGCGCTCCTGCTCATCGCCGTCCGTCCGTGGGCCCGACGCCGTGTCCGGGCCACCACGCCGGACATGAAAACCAACGCTGAGGCCCTGGTTGGTCGTCCTGCCACCGCACTCACCGCCATCGACACGCGCGGCGGCCGTGTGCAGCTGGGCGGCGAGGAGTGGAGCGCCCGGCTGGCGCCTTCCACCACCGGTGGCTCGCACTCTTTCCCACCTGGCACAGAGATGCGGGTGGCGGCCATTGATGGCGCCATAGCGGTGGTTGTGCCCAAACCGGCGCAGCCTACTCAGGGCTACTGA